From one Sphingomonas sp. BT-65 genomic stretch:
- a CDS encoding SET domain-containing protein-lysine N-methyltransferase, giving the protein MTTDFWFVLAMGFSFAAYAIYLLGMRREIVQPNRASWLIWSASAAIEALTYHAVNPGSPQGWVFLLSATCCIVVTIALWRRSNWAPPTNVESACMATCLVALIIWVAFREAFWAHMLVVAAVPVSFWPTWASVWKDRSHERSPAWGLWTMGDLATLLVAARAGGTGFDEFAYIFVELACHASIWFIIGLATINPLRSLGWKRGGFLILDRYRPARNLFAVGENHLGKAVYATCRFAEGAELMRFTGRRFHVTEVPSLMRGSDDRFVQVTPDHYMGPSGQLDDLVNHSCDPNAGLRFTEDGVILVALRPIAAGDEISWDYSTTLAQSNWHMICQCRSDACRRVIGNFDTLDPDRQEFFRARNLVAPYLRRKDDVAPSARARWRSSVA; this is encoded by the coding sequence ATGACGACCGATTTCTGGTTCGTGCTGGCGATGGGATTCAGCTTCGCGGCCTATGCGATCTATCTGCTCGGCATGCGGCGGGAGATCGTCCAGCCCAACCGCGCCTCCTGGCTGATCTGGAGCGCATCCGCCGCGATCGAGGCGCTGACCTATCACGCGGTCAATCCCGGCTCGCCGCAGGGCTGGGTGTTCCTGCTCTCCGCCACCTGCTGCATCGTCGTCACCATCGCGCTGTGGCGCCGCTCCAACTGGGCGCCACCGACCAATGTCGAGTCGGCGTGCATGGCGACGTGCCTGGTCGCGCTGATCATCTGGGTTGCGTTCCGCGAAGCGTTCTGGGCACACATGCTGGTGGTCGCGGCGGTGCCCGTGAGCTTCTGGCCGACCTGGGCGAGCGTGTGGAAGGACCGCAGCCATGAGCGTTCGCCCGCCTGGGGGCTGTGGACGATGGGCGATCTCGCCACGCTGCTGGTGGCAGCGCGCGCCGGCGGCACCGGGTTCGACGAGTTCGCCTATATCTTCGTCGAGCTCGCCTGCCATGCCAGCATCTGGTTCATAATCGGGCTCGCCACGATCAATCCGCTGCGTTCGCTCGGCTGGAAACGCGGCGGCTTCCTGATCCTCGATCGCTATCGTCCCGCGCGCAACCTGTTCGCGGTGGGCGAGAACCATCTCGGCAAGGCGGTCTATGCCACCTGCCGCTTCGCCGAGGGGGCGGAGCTGATGCGCTTCACCGGCCGCCGCTTCCATGTCACCGAGGTACCGAGCCTGATGCGCGGCAGCGACGATCGCTTCGTGCAGGTGACGCCCGATCACTATATGGGCCCATCGGGTCAGCTCGACGATCTGGTCAATCACAGCTGCGACCCCAATGCCGGGCTGCGCTTCACCGAGGATGGGGTGATCCTCGTCGCGCTCCGGCCGATCGCGGCGGGCGACGAGATCAGCTGGGACTATTCGACCACGCTCGCGCAATCGAACTGGCACATGATCTGCCAGTGCCGGTCGGACGCATGCCGCCGCGTGATCGGCAATTTCGACACACTCGATCCCGACCGCCAGGAATTCTTCCGCGCCCGCAACCTGGTTGCGCCCTATCTGCGGCGCAAGGATGATGTGGCGCCCTCGGCACGCGCGCGCTGGAGGTCGTCGGTCGCCTAG